The Aneurinibacillus migulanus genome contains the following window.
ATATGATATTCCCGAGTACGTCTCCTAACTCTTCGATGAGTTCCCTTCTTTGTTCACCTTCCGCTTTCTCTGTTTCATCCGGACGGTCTCTACCGATTTCAATGGCGCGTACAGCTCTCGCCAATTCCCCTGTTTCTTCTGCAAGAAAGCCCATCCGAATAAACGGCCCATACTTTGTCCACCCGCGTTGCTTGTAAAATTCGCCAATCCAGGTTTGGAATTCATTTATATTCAACTGTCTCTCCTCCTATCTGCTTTATAAGTATACTATATATCTACCTTGATACATCGACATGATTTTCTCCTAAGGCAGAGACTTCGTTATCATTGTTTAATCCAAATTCATGGTATAATAATGTTGAAATAAATGGTATTTAATGTAACCGAGAAAGGGCTGATAACATGTTTGGAAAAGTAGCAGCTGATATGCTTGGGCTTAGTGATGTAGGAACAGTAATAAAACCAGAAGATTACGATAAAGCGGATGTAGACGATTATGTTATGCAAGAAGATAACGAGAAAATTTTCTTTCTAATTAAATCAAAATCCGATGAATACTGTTTTACCAATAAAGCCCTTATTCACCTTGATGGAACAAGCGCAACAAGTAAAAAGCGCACGCTCCGTCGATATTCTTATCATACTCACCAAATTTCAAATGTGGTACTTGAAACAGCCGGAACGGTGGATTTGGATG
Protein-coding sequences here:
- a CDS encoding MazG nucleotide pyrophosphohydrolase domain-containing protein, with product MNINEFQTWIGEFYKQRGWTKYGPFIRMGFLAEETGELARAVRAIEIGRDRPDETEKAEGEQRRELIEELGDVLGNIILLANLYDLTLEEVMEVHKEKLLKRFQDNE